Proteins encoded within one genomic window of Aerococcus viridans:
- a CDS encoding helix-turn-helix domain-containing protein, with product MEQNKRLGERIKKIRKKLGMSQLEFSKAIGATKSAVSNWENGYNAPNNERIKAIANLGNTTVDALLYGSLNDRVGNLLNAAIDSDNPTYNKKLDDLITDYLVKHENLIDIVIGYNPDADDENIDIEQAMKENFINQNLPVFINKFDIQAQDDDEDIINKFIGYVKSIIPFDVNTFEGVKKSIFYTLEQINPKIVYTQETIEEFIDNDKKDKYRKLKGETLKDRIDQYYIYQLHSRVRDVLGEVIDEYVDTIYNKVDEDKLNEE from the coding sequence ATGGAACAAAATAAAAGATTAGGTGAACGAATCAAGAAAATACGAAAAAAACTGGGAATGTCGCAATTAGAATTTTCAAAAGCTATCGGTGCAACTAAATCTGCTGTTAGTAATTGGGAAAATGGATATAACGCACCCAACAATGAAAGGATTAAAGCTATTGCGAACCTTGGAAACACAACGGTTGATGCTTTGCTTTATGGCTCATTAAATGATCGTGTAGGCAATCTGCTTAATGCTGCAATTGATAGCGACAACCCAACATATAACAAGAAACTTGATGATTTAATTACTGATTACCTAGTTAAGCATGAGAATTTAATAGATATTGTTATTGGATATAATCCGGATGCTGATGATGAAAATATCGACATAGAACAAGCAATGAAAGAGAACTTTATAAATCAAAATTTACCGGTATTTATAAATAAATTCGATATTCAAGCTCAAGATGATGACGAGGATATTATCAATAAATTTATAGGCTATGTTAAGTCTATAATTCCTTTTGATGTGAACACCTTTGAGGGCGTTAAAAAATCCATATTCTATACTTTAGAGCAAATAAATCCAAAAATTGTCTACACTCAGGAGACTATTGAAGAGTTTATAGATAACGATAAGAAAGATAAGTATCGTAAATTAAAAGGGGAAACATTGAAAGATAGAATTGACCAATATTATATTTATCAGTTACATAGCAGAGTTAGGGATGTTCTCGGTGAGGTCATTGATGAATACGTGGATACAATATATAACAAAGTTGACGAGGACAAATTGAACGAGGAATAA
- a CDS encoding tyrosine-type recombinase/integrase: MATYKQYETNKGTFWRVSGYLGVDPLTGKQTNYNKRGFKTKKEAKHYYDNAKLQFNNGVYDTSKPIRQTFETVYNEWLDIYADDVESSTLNKTKQYFRLHILPQFGHILIDKINSSLLQQTLKEWRLKYKSFKKFYNYTCRVLDYAHFKGYITENPKTKVIVPKAKVQYKQTKTTEDFYTKDELNQFLQYAEQYSKDLDNGMWYTFFRMLAFVGIRRGEALALTWNDINFKEKTINIDKALKVGDNNIPYIGDTKNSNSDRILTLDDITVSILKRWKVQQARILLGFGYNVTAPNQLLFSKLDNTHLDVSSPRNRLERICKKNNFKMINIHGFRHTHCSLLFEAGVPMKDVMDRLGHSDIQTTMNIYTHVTKESKNKSAQMFAKYVNF; encoded by the coding sequence TTGGCTACTTATAAGCAATATGAAACGAATAAGGGCACGTTTTGGCGTGTTAGTGGTTATCTTGGTGTTGACCCATTGACTGGTAAGCAAACTAACTATAACAAGCGAGGTTTTAAAACAAAAAAAGAAGCTAAACATTATTACGATAATGCTAAGCTTCAATTTAATAATGGGGTATATGATACTAGTAAACCAATCAGACAAACTTTTGAGACTGTTTATAATGAATGGTTAGATATCTATGCTGATGATGTTGAAAGTAGTACCTTGAATAAGACTAAGCAATATTTTAGATTACATATATTGCCTCAGTTTGGGCATATTCTCATTGATAAAATTAATAGCAGCTTATTACAACAAACTCTAAAAGAATGGCGCTTGAAGTATAAAAGCTTTAAAAAGTTTTATAACTATACATGTAGGGTACTTGATTACGCTCATTTTAAAGGGTATATCACTGAAAACCCTAAGACAAAGGTTATTGTACCAAAAGCCAAAGTTCAATATAAGCAAACTAAGACAACAGAAGATTTTTATACAAAAGATGAGTTAAATCAATTCTTACAGTATGCTGAACAGTATTCAAAAGATCTAGACAACGGTATGTGGTACACCTTTTTCCGAATGTTGGCATTTGTTGGTATTCGGCGAGGTGAAGCGTTAGCCCTTACTTGGAACGATATCAATTTCAAAGAAAAAACAATCAACATAGATAAGGCTTTGAAAGTAGGGGACAACAATATCCCATATATTGGGGATACTAAAAATAGTAATAGTGATCGTATACTTACCTTAGATGATATTACAGTAAGTATATTGAAACGTTGGAAAGTTCAGCAAGCGAGGATATTGTTAGGGTTTGGCTATAACGTAACTGCTCCTAACCAATTGCTATTTTCTAAGTTAGATAATACGCACTTAGATGTTTCTAGTCCTCGTAATCGTTTAGAACGGATATGCAAGAAGAACAATTTCAAGATGATAAACATTCATGGCTTCCGCCATACGCATTGTTCACTACTGTTTGAAGCTGGTGTACCTATGAAAGATGTTATGGATAGGTTAGGGCATTCTGATATTCAAACGACTATGAATATCTATACCCACGTTACTAAAGAAAGTAAAAATAAATCTG